Proteins found in one Molothrus aeneus isolate 106 unplaced genomic scaffold, BPBGC_Maene_1.0 scaffold_35, whole genome shotgun sequence genomic segment:
- the LOC136570680 gene encoding zinc finger protein 3-like — protein MWEEFQPQLHHDPTPEDPHWGKEKPYECGECGKSFSIKCHLTEHQKIHTGEKPFECGECGRSFRGSSALIRHQVIHTGERPYTCLECGKSYGWNSDLRKHQRTHSGERPYECPECGKRFHRSSDLLKHERIHTEERPFRCPDCGKGFKKNAKLTIHWHIHTGERPYECPECGKSFSQSSHLTEHQRRRH, from the coding sequence atgtgggaggaGTTTCAGCCACAACTCCATCATGATCCaacaccagaggatccacactggggaaaagaaaagccctatgagtgtggggagtgtgggaagagcttcagcatCAAGTGCCACCTGACGGAACACCAgaagatccacactggggaaaagccctttgagtgtggggagtgtgggaggAGCTTCAGAGGAAGCTCAGCCCTGATTCGGCACCAGGTCATCCACACGGGGGAACGGCCCTACAcctgcttggaatgtgggaagagctatGGGTGGAACTCTGACCTGAGAAAACACCAGCGCACCCACTCTGgagagaggccctacgagtgtcctgagtgtgggaagaggtttcacAGGAGCTCCGATCTCCTCAAACATGagcggattcacacagaggagaggcccttccgctgccccgactgtgggaagggcttcaagAAAAACGCCAAACTCACCATCCACTGgcacatccacactggggagaggccctacgagtgtcctgagtgtgggaagagcttctcacaGAGCTCTCACTTGACAGAACACCAACGGAGGCGCCACTAA